In Janthinobacterium rivuli, a single genomic region encodes these proteins:
- a CDS encoding GNAT family N-acetyltransferase, producing MPDLDRLQLHPPASSDLPALLAFELENRAYFENWVTARAPSYYHQEAIAAAIEQAQRERQQDRAYQYLAKLDGQIIGRVNLTAVTRPYFNKATLGYRIGERFGGRGYATRVVALLLEEAFGPLELWRLEATARPQNLGSVAVMQRNGFHQYGKSEQAMFFQNAWSDLLYFERRNTQAMA from the coding sequence ATGCCAGACCTCGACCGCCTTCAGCTACACCCGCCGGCCAGCAGCGACCTTCCCGCCTTGCTGGCCTTTGAACTCGAAAACCGCGCGTATTTTGAAAACTGGGTCACGGCGCGCGCGCCATCCTACTATCACCAGGAAGCCATCGCCGCCGCCATCGAGCAGGCACAGCGCGAGCGCCAGCAAGACCGCGCCTACCAGTACCTGGCAAAACTGGACGGGCAAATCATCGGCCGGGTCAACCTGACGGCCGTTACCCGCCCCTATTTCAATAAAGCAACGCTCGGTTACCGCATCGGCGAACGGTTCGGCGGACGCGGCTACGCCACCCGCGTGGTGGCCCTGCTGCTGGAAGAGGCTTTCGGCCCACTGGAACTGTGGCGCCTGGAAGCGACGGCGCGGCCGCAAAACCTGGGCTCGGTCGCCGTCATGCAGCGCAACGGCTTTCATCAGTATGGCAAGTCGGAACAAGCCATGTTTTTCCAGAATGCCTGGTCGGACTTGCTGTATTTTGAGCGGCGCAACACGCAAGCCATGGCCTGA
- a CDS encoding cytochrome c yields the protein MLKKIFTGLLLSLALLIVAALAAYLYYWRPALAPIDPPAATAFSPQVVERGRILAGMGNCAACHTAKGGAEYAGGHGLATPFGTIYATNITPDRQTGIGRWSLAAFQRAMREGVGRDGAHLYPVFPYTHFNLVSDADLTALYAYVMTRPPVYAVAPANSVPFPLNLRPLQAGWKLLFFKPASFQLNPAQGLDWNRGRYLAEGLAHCAACHTPRNALGAELAGSSYLGASIDHWYAPALTSANTAPLPWTQDELYAFLRTGATALHGVAAGPMSAVVHEGMGASPDSDIRALATYFAGVAGAEQRQVDTDTVVKAGIARSQRVSLVDNDRGASLYVAACAACHSNSDGKPAALRPELSLNSAVSAPDPANLIQVILHGLSKDEAMPGVLMPGFAASLTDNDVAQLAAYLRRSRSHQPAWTNLEAAVARARAGK from the coding sequence TTGCTCAAGAAAATCTTCACCGGCTTGCTGCTGTCGCTGGCATTGCTCATCGTGGCGGCCCTGGCCGCGTACCTGTATTACTGGCGCCCCGCGCTGGCGCCCATCGATCCGCCTGCCGCCACGGCCTTTTCCCCGCAAGTGGTGGAGCGTGGGCGCATCCTGGCGGGCATGGGCAATTGCGCCGCCTGCCACACGGCCAAGGGCGGCGCCGAGTACGCGGGCGGCCACGGCCTGGCCACGCCGTTCGGCACGATATACGCGACGAATATCACGCCGGACAGGCAAACGGGCATCGGCCGCTGGTCGCTGGCCGCCTTCCAGCGGGCCATGCGCGAAGGCGTGGGCCGCGATGGCGCCCATTTGTATCCCGTCTTTCCGTACACCCATTTTAATCTTGTCTCGGATGCCGACCTGACGGCCCTGTACGCGTATGTCATGACGCGCCCACCCGTGTATGCGGTAGCGCCCGCCAACAGCGTGCCTTTCCCCCTGAACTTGCGTCCCTTGCAGGCAGGCTGGAAGCTGCTGTTCTTCAAGCCAGCCAGCTTTCAGCTGAACCCCGCGCAAGGCCTGGACTGGAACCGGGGCCGCTACCTGGCCGAAGGCCTGGCCCATTGCGCCGCCTGCCACACGCCGCGCAATGCGCTGGGCGCCGAGCTTGCGGGTTCGTCGTATCTGGGCGCGTCCATCGACCACTGGTATGCGCCGGCCTTGACCAGCGCCAATACGGCGCCCCTGCCGTGGACGCAGGACGAGCTGTACGCCTTTTTGCGCACGGGGGCGACGGCCCTGCACGGCGTGGCGGCAGGCCCCATGTCGGCCGTCGTGCACGAAGGCATGGGCGCTTCGCCCGATAGCGATATCCGCGCGCTGGCAACGTATTTTGCCGGCGTGGCCGGGGCGGAGCAACGCCAGGTCGATACTGATACCGTGGTGAAAGCTGGCATCGCCCGCTCGCAGCGCGTCAGCCTGGTCGACAATGACCGTGGCGCCAGCCTGTACGTGGCCGCCTGCGCGGCTTGCCATTCGAACAGCGATGGCAAGCCCGCGGCGCTGCGGCCGGAACTGAGCCTGAACAGCGCCGTCAGCGCGCCCGATCCCGCCAACCTGATCCAGGTGATATTGCACGGCTTGAGCAAGGACGAAGCCATGCCTGGCGTGCTGATGCCCGGTTTTGCCGCCTCGCTGACGGACAATGACGTGGCTCAACTGGCCGCCTATCTGCGCCGCAGCCGCAGCCACCAGCCGGCCTGGACGAATCTGGAAGCGGCCGTGGCGCGCGCGCGCGCCGGCAAGTAA
- a CDS encoding (2Fe-2S)-binding protein: MYNLIVNGQPFGTEADAETPLLWVLRDEVHLKGTKFGCGIGMCGACTVHVDGRAMRSCITPIAAVAGCAITTIEGLSPDGTHPLQRAWLATQAPQCGYCQSGQIMQAATLLKDYPQPTDANIDAVMSGNLCRCMAYVRIRKAIKLAAGMQEAPGV, translated from the coding sequence ATGTATAACCTTATTGTCAATGGCCAGCCCTTCGGCACCGAGGCCGACGCCGAGACGCCCCTGCTGTGGGTGCTGCGCGATGAAGTCCATTTAAAGGGCACGAAGTTTGGCTGCGGCATCGGCATGTGCGGCGCCTGCACCGTGCACGTGGATGGCCGCGCCATGCGCTCGTGCATCACGCCGATTGCCGCCGTGGCCGGCTGCGCCATCACCACCATCGAAGGCCTGTCGCCCGATGGCACGCACCCGCTGCAGCGGGCGTGGCTGGCCACGCAAGCGCCCCAGTGCGGCTATTGCCAGTCGGGCCAGATCATGCAGGCGGCTACCTTGTTGAAAGATTATCCGCAGCCGACGGATGCGAATATCGATGCCGTCATGAGCGGCAACCTGTGCCGCTGCATGGCGTATGTGCGCATCCGCAAGGCCATTAAACTGGCGGCCGGCATGCAGGAGGCGCCCGGTGTTTAA
- the fghA gene encoding S-formylglutathione hydrolase has translation MLELLSEHACFGGVQRFYRHDAQAIGLPMRFSAFIPDTAPGSVATTKRPALFYLAGLTCTEETFMIKGGAQRVAAEEGLILIAPDTSPRGANIAGESDSWDFGVGAGFYVDATEAPWRSHYRMYSYLLELRALLEEELAIDAQRTGIFGHSMGGHGALVLALRNPELFRSVSAFAPIAAPSQCPWGKKAFTGYLGSDEASWQQYDASALMRGLPGQPPLFPQGILIDQGLADKFLPEQLHPDIFEAACRDAGQPLRLRRHAGYDHGYYFIASFMEEHVRFHAHNLRALG, from the coding sequence ATGCTGGAACTGTTGAGTGAACACGCCTGTTTTGGCGGCGTACAACGCTTTTATCGCCACGACGCGCAAGCCATCGGCTTGCCCATGCGTTTCTCGGCCTTCATCCCCGACACGGCGCCCGGCAGCGTGGCCACCACCAAGCGCCCCGCCCTGTTTTACCTGGCGGGCCTGACCTGCACGGAAGAAACGTTCATGATCAAGGGCGGCGCCCAGCGCGTGGCAGCGGAGGAAGGCTTGATCCTGATCGCGCCCGACACCAGCCCCCGTGGCGCGAACATCGCGGGCGAGAGCGACTCCTGGGATTTCGGCGTGGGCGCCGGCTTTTACGTGGACGCCACCGAGGCGCCATGGCGCAGCCATTATCGGATGTACAGCTACCTGCTGGAACTGCGCGCCCTGCTGGAAGAAGAACTGGCGATCGATGCGCAACGCACGGGCATTTTCGGCCACTCGATGGGCGGCCATGGCGCGCTGGTGCTGGCCTTGCGCAACCCGGAACTGTTCCGCTCCGTCTCCGCCTTCGCCCCCATCGCCGCACCAAGCCAGTGTCCGTGGGGCAAGAAGGCGTTTACGGGCTATCTGGGCAGCGACGAGGCCAGCTGGCAGCAGTACGATGCCAGCGCGCTGATGCGCGGCCTGCCGGGCCAGCCACCGCTGTTCCCACAAGGCATTTTGATCGACCAGGGCCTGGCCGACAAATTCCTGCCCGAACAACTGCACCCCGACATCTTCGAAGCGGCGTGCCGCGACGCCGGCCAGCCACTACGGCTGCGCCGCCATGCCGGCTACGACCACGGCTATTACTTCATCGCCAGCTTCATGGAAGAGCATGTGCGCTTCCATGCGCACAACTTGCGTGCCCTCGGCTGA
- a CDS encoding H-NS family nucleoid-associated regulatory protein — MGLPLKDMIGNGNIKKSTGKVAVQYRNPQDALQEWTGSGRQPNWVKAMVAAGVDLSAARVN, encoded by the coding sequence ATGGGCTTGCCGCTGAAAGACATGATCGGCAATGGCAACATCAAGAAGTCAACCGGCAAAGTAGCCGTGCAATACCGCAACCCGCAAGACGCATTGCAGGAATGGACTGGCAGTGGTCGTCAGCCGAACTGGGTAAAAGCTATGGTTGCTGCTGGCGTGGACTTGTCGGCAGCACGCGTTAACTGA
- a CDS encoding VOC family protein, protein MLSHICLGTNDFPRAYVFYTTLLGELGLIEKFHDPAKPWAGWMANEAPRPLLVLTVPHDGLPAAPGNGQMTALLAASRAQVDRCYQAALALGAACEGPPGLRPDYHAHYYGAYFRDLDGNKLCVCCHAGE, encoded by the coding sequence ATGCTGTCCCATATTTGCCTCGGCACCAACGACTTTCCACGCGCCTACGTCTTCTACACGACCCTGCTGGGAGAACTCGGCTTGATCGAGAAATTCCACGACCCGGCCAAACCCTGGGCCGGCTGGATGGCGAACGAGGCGCCGCGCCCCCTGTTGGTGCTGACGGTGCCGCATGACGGCTTGCCGGCCGCGCCCGGCAACGGACAGATGACGGCCTTGCTGGCGGCCAGCCGCGCCCAGGTGGACCGCTGCTACCAGGCTGCGCTGGCGCTGGGCGCCGCGTGCGAAGGGCCGCCCGGCTTGCGCCCCGATTACCACGCCCATTACTATGGCGCCTACTTCCGCGACCTCGATGGCAACAAGCTGTGCGTCTGCTGCCACGCCGGGGAATGA
- a CDS encoding dienelactone hydrolase family protein, which translates to MQEQFVSITADELQMDGVLDMPERPVGIVLFAHGAGADSDYLGASSHATSQDFLRAGIATLRFDQAGVGPGGGSNGHAYFVRSDIVLLARQLEKALGWLQVDPSTRRLPCGLYGYGTSAAVVMQLAAWRSAEIAALAVCDGQVEMAGKAALENVRVPSLLIVGGRDPDVAGLNRMAFATLRCDKQLEQIAAPGGPDTRHQAALLATDWYTRHFNGHTSTAQ; encoded by the coding sequence ATGCAAGAACAATTTGTCAGCATTACGGCCGATGAACTTCAAATGGATGGCGTGCTCGACATGCCCGAGCGGCCGGTGGGCATCGTCCTGTTTGCCCACGGCGCAGGCGCCGACAGCGACTACCTGGGCGCCTCCAGCCACGCCACTTCCCAGGATTTTTTGCGAGCGGGCATCGCCACCTTGCGCTTCGACCAGGCCGGTGTCGGGCCTGGCGGCGGCAGCAATGGCCATGCGTATTTCGTGCGCAGCGATATCGTGCTGCTGGCGCGCCAACTGGAAAAAGCCCTGGGCTGGCTGCAAGTGGACCCGTCCACGCGGCGCTTGCCCTGCGGCCTGTACGGCTATGGCACCAGCGCGGCCGTCGTGATGCAACTGGCGGCCTGGCGCAGCGCGGAGATCGCCGCGCTGGCCGTCTGCGATGGCCAGGTGGAAATGGCCGGCAAGGCGGCGCTGGAAAACGTGCGCGTGCCGTCGCTGCTGATCGTGGGCGGCCGCGACCCCGACGTGGCTGGCCTGAACCGCATGGCGTTCGCCACCTTGCGCTGCGACAAACAACTGGAACAGATCGCCGCCCCCGGCGGCCCCGACACGCGCCACCAGGCCGCTTTGCTGGCCACGGACTGGTACACGCGCCATTTCAACGGGCATACCAGCACGGCACAGTAG
- a CDS encoding xanthine dehydrogenase family protein molybdopterin-binding subunit: MFKLPKETTSARPSSLGRRGFLIAAAGTGFTLAFLRADSSLAAGKVAPVAASKSAVAPVFDPSIWFQICRDGIVTVNIAKAEMGQHIGTALARIVAEELEADWSKIRLHYVDTDPKWGLMVTGGSWSVWQNFDPLSRAGAAGRLALVEEGARLLRLPVSACHARLGVVHGRGRSISYGDIVRRGKLARQYTPEQLKAIVLKTPQQRSLIGQNVQALDIPAKINGTAVYGIDAEIEGMLFARPKIPPTRYGAKVVSIDDSAARKVQGYLRSFALQDPSGTVPGWVMVVAETYAAAMRAADLVQVKWRAGAAAHVAEQDIVNYATKQLADASLGARVVDDDGVEQAFNDASLQLERHYTTSTVLHFQLEPVNALAQEIDGVWHIHAGNQWQSLILPVLAQALKVPESKVMLHTYLLGGGFGRRLNGDYCVPAALAAQAVGRPVKMICTRSDDARFDSPRSPSVQHVRMAFDDAGKVSAMVHEASAGWPTQAMIPAFLAKDKQGHPYDPFAIAGADHWYTVGAQRVRAVSNDLANSSFRPGWLRSVGPGWTNWAVESFMDEAAQAAKVDPLAFRLSLLQAAGRNAGSAPNAVGGAARLAHVLRRVAEKAGWGTAMPPDTGLGIAATFGQERDMPTWTACVARVKVDRSTCMVKVEKLFMVIDAGSIVDPDGALAQAEGGALWGVSMALHEGTAFLNGEVKDTNLNTYTPLRMADVPELDIEFVASTHTATGMGEPPTTAVAPAIGNAIFAAVASRVRHLPIRPEAVLKGLDRHGAV, from the coding sequence GTGTTTAAGTTGCCGAAAGAAACTACCAGTGCCCGTCCTAGCTCGCTGGGCCGGCGCGGTTTCCTGATCGCCGCCGCCGGCACGGGTTTTACGCTGGCCTTCTTGCGCGCCGACAGCTCCCTGGCTGCTGGCAAGGTGGCGCCCGTGGCAGCCTCCAAGTCTGCCGTTGCGCCCGTGTTCGATCCCAGCATCTGGTTCCAGATCTGCCGCGACGGCATCGTCACCGTCAACATCGCCAAGGCGGAAATGGGCCAGCACATCGGCACGGCCCTGGCGCGCATCGTCGCCGAGGAGCTGGAAGCGGACTGGAGCAAAATACGCCTGCATTACGTGGACACGGACCCGAAATGGGGGCTGATGGTGACGGGCGGCAGCTGGTCCGTCTGGCAGAATTTCGATCCGCTCAGCCGTGCCGGCGCGGCCGGGCGCCTGGCGCTGGTCGAGGAGGGGGCGCGCCTGTTGCGCCTGCCCGTGTCCGCCTGCCACGCCAGGCTGGGCGTCGTGCATGGCCGTGGGCGCTCGATCAGCTATGGCGACATCGTGCGCCGTGGCAAGCTGGCGCGCCAGTACACGCCCGAGCAACTGAAAGCCATCGTGCTGAAAACGCCGCAGCAGCGCAGCCTTATCGGCCAGAACGTGCAGGCGCTGGACATCCCCGCGAAAATCAATGGCACGGCCGTGTATGGCATCGATGCGGAAATCGAGGGCATGCTGTTTGCGCGCCCGAAGATCCCGCCCACGCGCTACGGCGCGAAAGTGGTGTCCATCGATGACTCGGCGGCCAGGAAGGTGCAGGGCTATCTGCGTTCGTTCGCCTTGCAAGACCCCAGCGGCACGGTGCCCGGCTGGGTCATGGTGGTGGCCGAAACCTATGCGGCGGCCATGCGCGCGGCCGACCTGGTGCAAGTGAAATGGCGGGCCGGCGCGGCGGCCCACGTGGCGGAGCAGGATATTGTCAACTATGCCACCAAGCAACTGGCCGATGCCAGCCTGGGCGCCCGTGTCGTCGATGATGATGGCGTGGAGCAAGCGTTCAACGATGCCAGCCTGCAGCTGGAACGCCACTACACGACCAGCACCGTGCTGCATTTCCAGCTGGAACCCGTCAATGCGCTGGCGCAGGAAATCGACGGTGTCTGGCACATTCATGCGGGCAATCAGTGGCAATCGCTGATCCTGCCCGTGCTGGCGCAAGCGTTGAAGGTGCCGGAGAGCAAGGTGATGCTGCATACCTATCTGCTCGGCGGTGGCTTCGGGCGGCGCCTGAATGGCGATTATTGCGTGCCGGCTGCGCTGGCGGCGCAAGCCGTGGGGCGCCCCGTCAAGATGATTTGCACGCGGTCCGACGACGCCCGTTTCGATTCGCCCCGTTCGCCCTCCGTGCAGCATGTGCGCATGGCGTTCGACGACGCGGGCAAGGTGTCGGCCATGGTGCACGAGGCCAGCGCGGGCTGGCCCACGCAAGCGATGATTCCCGCCTTCCTGGCCAAGGATAAGCAAGGCCATCCGTATGACCCGTTTGCCATCGCCGGCGCCGACCACTGGTACACGGTGGGCGCGCAGCGCGTGCGGGCCGTGTCGAACGACCTGGCCAACAGCAGTTTCCGCCCGGGCTGGCTGCGCTCCGTTGGCCCCGGCTGGACGAATTGGGCTGTGGAAAGTTTTATGGACGAGGCGGCGCAGGCGGCCAAGGTCGATCCGCTGGCCTTCCGTTTATCCCTGCTGCAGGCGGCAGGTCGCAACGCGGGCAGCGCGCCGAACGCCGTCGGCGGCGCCGCGCGGCTGGCCCATGTGCTGCGGCGCGTGGCGGAAAAAGCAGGTTGGGGCACGGCCATGCCGCCCGACACGGGCCTGGGCATCGCCGCCACGTTCGGCCAGGAACGCGACATGCCCACCTGGACGGCCTGTGTTGCTAGAGTGAAAGTGGACCGCAGCACTTGCATGGTGAAAGTCGAAAAGCTGTTCATGGTGATCGACGCGGGCAGCATCGTCGACCCCGATGGCGCGCTGGCGCAGGCGGAAGGGGGCGCCCTGTGGGGCGTGAGCATGGCCTTGCATGAAGGCACGGCCTTCCTCAACGGCGAAGTGAAGGATACCAACCTGAATACCTACACGCCGCTGCGCATGGCCGACGTGCCCGAGCTCGATATCGAATTTGTTGCCAGCACGCACACGGCGACGGGCATGGGCGAGCCGCCCACGACGGCCGTGGCGCCAGCGATAGGCAACGCCATCTTTGCCGCCGTCGCTTCGCGCGTGCGGCATTTGCCGATCCGTCCGGAAGCCGTGCTGAAGGGGCTGGACCGGCACGGCGCCGTCTGA
- a CDS encoding NAD-dependent protein deacetylase translates to MQNFSSASLQAASDDLALEQLAQFLRRHPDVLLLTGAGISTASGIPDYRDTQGVRRGNAPVQGPDFRRQEAVRRRYWARSMVGWPTLARATPNPGHLAIAQLAQRQRIGGLVTQNVDGLHQQAGSTAVTELHGSIHGVVCLDCHTRHTRRLIQDQLERDNPQLLGATATPAPDGDALLEPSQLATFHVPVCPRCGGTLQPDVVFFGDGVPAACAAEAESKMHTASALLVVGSSVMVYSSFRLCRMAAEAGKPVAAINLGKTRADHLLAFKTEAPAQDILPALAAMLG, encoded by the coding sequence ATGCAAAATTTTTCCTCAGCCAGCCTGCAAGCCGCCAGCGACGATCTTGCCCTTGAGCAGCTGGCGCAGTTCCTGCGGCGCCATCCCGACGTGCTGCTGCTGACGGGCGCCGGCATCAGCACGGCGTCCGGCATACCCGACTACCGCGACACGCAAGGCGTACGGCGCGGCAACGCGCCCGTGCAAGGCCCCGATTTTCGCCGCCAGGAAGCCGTGCGCCGCCGCTACTGGGCACGCAGCATGGTGGGCTGGCCGACCCTGGCGCGCGCCACGCCCAATCCTGGCCACTTGGCCATCGCGCAACTGGCCCAGCGCCAGAGAATAGGCGGCCTGGTCACGCAAAACGTGGATGGCCTGCATCAGCAAGCCGGCAGTACCGCCGTCACGGAGTTGCACGGCAGCATACATGGCGTCGTGTGCCTCGATTGCCATACCCGCCATACGCGCCGCCTGATCCAGGACCAGCTCGAACGCGACAATCCACAGCTGCTGGGCGCCACGGCCACGCCGGCGCCCGATGGCGACGCCTTGCTGGAGCCGTCGCAGCTGGCCACCTTCCACGTGCCCGTCTGTCCCCGCTGCGGCGGCACCCTGCAGCCCGACGTGGTGTTTTTCGGCGATGGCGTGCCCGCCGCCTGCGCGGCCGAGGCCGAAAGCAAGATGCACACGGCCAGCGCCCTGCTGGTCGTGGGCTCGTCCGTCATGGTGTATTCGAGCTTTCGCCTGTGCCGCATGGCGGCCGAAGCGGGCAAGCCCGTGGCCGCCATCAACCTGGGCAAGACGCGCGCCGACCATTTGCTGGCCTTCAAGACCGAAGCGCCGGCACAAGACATCTTGCCTGCATTAGCGGCCATGCTGGGCTGA
- a CDS encoding DinB family protein: MSNMLAQYITAQACNNAWANHRLLKACGQLSQAEFQATRVSFFPTIQSTLNHILTCDWFYLDALERELRGEAPHADCYVFFEKDEPFTDCAALHAAQCASDLRLIAHCRSLCDADLARPVTILRDTPQVDTRLRMLAHLFQHQIHHRGQVHAMLAGTRIAPPQLDEFYCAGEADERAQDFAELGWTEDAVWGQR, translated from the coding sequence ATGAGCAATATGCTTGCCCAGTACATCACCGCTCAGGCCTGCAACAACGCCTGGGCCAACCACCGCCTGCTGAAGGCTTGCGGACAGCTGAGCCAGGCCGAGTTCCAGGCCACGCGCGTCAGCTTTTTCCCCACCATCCAGTCCACCCTGAACCATATCCTCACATGCGACTGGTTTTACCTCGATGCGCTCGAACGCGAGCTGCGCGGCGAAGCGCCGCATGCCGACTGCTATGTCTTCTTTGAAAAGGACGAGCCATTTACCGACTGCGCGGCCCTTCACGCGGCGCAGTGCGCGTCGGACCTGCGCCTGATTGCCCATTGCCGCAGCCTGTGCGATGCGGACCTGGCGCGGCCCGTGACGATATTGCGCGACACGCCGCAAGTCGACACGCGACTGCGCATGCTGGCGCATCTGTTCCAGCACCAGATCCACCACCGGGGGCAAGTGCACGCCATGCTGGCCGGCACGCGCATCGCGCCGCCCCAGCTCGACGAGTTCTATTGCGCCGGCGAGGCGGACGAGCGGGCGCAGGATTTTGCGGAGCTGGGCTGGACGGAAGACGCCGTCTGGGGCCAGCGCTGA
- a CDS encoding IS3 family transposase (programmed frameshift), with protein MSKQRRTFSPEFKQQAACLVLDQGYSHTEASRSVGIGESVLRRWVQQLQLERQGITPQSKAMTPDQQRIQELEARIERLEREKSIFKKGYRALDVGRDRTYEVIDQICGDESIELICAVFDVARSCLYAHRERARHIDVERMALRSRVHELFVESRSSAGSRSIMGMMREEGTAIGRFKVSRLMEELGLVCKQPGSHAYKQATVERVDIPNHLNREFTVEAPNQVWCGDITYVWAQGRWYYLAVVLDLFARRAVGWAFSLRPDADLVVQALEMAYEQRGRPQGLLFHSDQGSQYASRKFRQRLWRYRIRQSMSRRGNCWDNSPMERLFRSFKTEWLPSTGYVTAQEAQRDISHYLMHRYNWIRPHQFNHGLAPAIAEEKLNVVSGMG; from the exons ATGAGTAAGCAAAGACGTACGTTTTCCCCTGAGTTCAAACAGCAGGCGGCATGCCTGGTACTGGATCAAGGATATAGTCATACGGAGGCAAGCCGGTCGGTCGGCATCGGCGAATCAGTGCTGCGCCGCTGGGTGCAGCAGCTTCAGTTGGAGCGGCAAGGCATCACGCCACAGAGTAAGGCAATGACGCCTGATCAGCAGCGAATACAGGAACTCGAAGCGCGCATTGAGCGTCTCGAGCGGGAGAAGTCCATTT TTAAAAAAGGCTACCGCGCTCTTGATGTCGGAAGGGATAGAACGTACGAGGTAATCGATCAGATTTGTGGTGACGAATCAATCGAGTTGATCTGCGCGGTGTTCGACGTAGCGCGGTCATGCCTGTACGCGCATCGGGAGCGCGCCCGGCACATTGATGTTGAGCGCATGGCATTGCGTAGCCGCGTGCACGAGCTGTTCGTCGAAAGTCGCAGTTCGGCGGGAAGCCGTAGCATCATGGGCATGATGCGCGAGGAAGGCACGGCAATTGGCCGCTTCAAAGTCAGTCGTTTGATGGAAGAGCTAGGGCTGGTCTGCAAACAGCCTGGCAGCCATGCCTATAAGCAGGCTACGGTGGAGCGGGTCGATATTCCGAACCACCTCAATCGTGAATTCACAGTCGAGGCGCCAAATCAGGTCTGGTGCGGGGACATCACCTATGTCTGGGCGCAAGGCCGATGGTATTACTTGGCAGTGGTGTTGGATTTATTCGCTCGCCGAGCGGTGGGTTGGGCATTCTCGCTACGGCCCGACGCCGACCTTGTTGTGCAAGCGCTGGAAATGGCTTACGAGCAGCGAGGTCGACCGCAGGGGCTGCTGTTTCATTCGGATCAAGGTAGCCAGTACGCCAGTCGAAAATTCCGTCAGCGCTTGTGGCGCTATCGGATACGACAGAGTATGAGCCGTCGGGGAAATTGTTGGGATAACTCTCCGATGGAACGGCTGTTTCGCAGCTTCAAAACTGAATGGCTGCCGTCAACTGGTTACGTGACGGCACAGGAAGCACAACGGGACATCAGCCATTACCTGATGCACCGGTATAACTGGATACGGCCACATCAGTTTAATCACGGATTGGCACCGGCCATCGCCGAAGAAAAACTTAACGTAGTGTCCGGGATGGGTTGA
- the lepB gene encoding signal peptidase I: protein MSTWMRANKGFLMFLLLFGVFRTAVADWNPIPSASMRPNLLEGDVVFVNRLAFNLKVPLTDIVLQRLGEPQRGDIVTFSSPKDGTRLIKRIIALPGDTIEMRNEQLVINGQPAQYTALDTAPETIAHVGQLTAQRISERNQTEQHRIQVLPQIAGAARSFAPVTVPADHFLMLGDNRDNSADSRYFGFVPRELLIGKAERILVSANIQEHWQPRLQRFGMKLE, encoded by the coding sequence ATGAGCACATGGATGCGCGCCAACAAAGGTTTTTTGATGTTTCTCCTGCTGTTCGGCGTGTTCCGCACGGCCGTGGCGGACTGGAATCCCATACCGTCGGCGTCGATGCGCCCCAACCTGCTCGAAGGAGACGTGGTCTTCGTCAACCGCCTGGCCTTCAACCTGAAAGTGCCGCTCACCGATATCGTGCTGCAGCGCCTGGGCGAACCGCAGCGGGGCGACATCGTCACCTTTTCTTCGCCGAAAGACGGCACGCGCTTGATCAAGCGCATCATCGCCCTGCCCGGCGACACAATCGAGATGCGCAATGAACAGCTGGTCATCAATGGCCAGCCCGCCCAGTACACGGCGCTCGACACGGCGCCTGAAACCATCGCCCACGTGGGCCAGCTGACGGCACAGCGCATCAGCGAACGCAACCAGACCGAGCAGCACCGCATCCAGGTTTTGCCGCAAATCGCCGGTGCGGCCCGCAGCTTTGCGCCCGTGACCGTGCCGGCCGACCATTTCCTCATGCTGGGAGACAACCGCGACAACAGCGCCGACTCGCGCTACTTCGGCTTCGTGCCCCGCGAATTGCTGATCGGCAAGGCCGAACGCATCCTCGTGTCGGCCAATATCCAGGAGCATTGGCAGCCGAGGCTGCAGCGTTTCGGCATGAAGCTCGAATAA